One Pseudomonas tolaasii NCPPB 2192 genomic window carries:
- the cynS gene encoding cyanase, which produces MIQSQISQNSRLALTDVILLAKARKDLSFAQIAEGTGLSEAFVTAALLGQHPLPASAAQAVADTLGLDADAVALLQTIPLRGSLGNGIPTDPTIYRFYEMIQVYGTTLKALVHEKFGDGIISAINFKLEVKKVVDPDGGSRAVITLDGKYLPTKPF; this is translated from the coding sequence ATGATCCAGTCGCAAATCAGTCAGAACTCCCGCCTTGCCCTGACCGACGTCATTTTGTTGGCCAAGGCCCGCAAAGACCTGTCGTTCGCTCAAATCGCCGAAGGCACCGGCCTGTCCGAGGCGTTCGTCACCGCCGCCTTGCTCGGCCAGCATCCGCTGCCGGCCAGCGCTGCCCAGGCGGTCGCCGACACCCTGGGCCTGGATGCCGACGCGGTCGCCTTGCTGCAAACCATCCCGCTGCGTGGCAGCCTCGGCAATGGCATTCCGACCGACCCGACGATCTACCGTTTCTACGAGATGATTCAGGTCTATGGCACCACGCTGAAGGCCTTGGTGCATGAGAAGTTCGGCGACGGCATTATCAGCGCCATCAACTTCAAGCTTGAGGTTAAAAAGGTCGTGGACCCGGACGGCGGTTCGCGTGCGGTGATCACGCTGGATGGCAAGTATTTGCCGACCAAGCCGTTCTGA
- a CDS encoding SDR family NAD(P)-dependent oxidoreductase, with product MQRFSSKVAIVTGGGSGIGKEVAQRLVAEGASVVISGRDAAKLEQAAAQIDPSGKHVRTLAADIAQPATANALVDLATAAFGGVDILINNAGVFNPKPFLEVEEHEYDGFIDIILKGKFFMAQAAAKAMQQRGGGTIVQTGSLWALQAIGATPSAAYSAANAGVHALTRNLAIELASANIRINTVAPAVVETPVYTTFMDVEQVKAVLPTFNAFHPLGRNGQPADVAEAILFMASEQAAWITGTVLPVDGGVTAGRI from the coding sequence ATGCAAAGATTTTCTTCCAAAGTCGCCATCGTCACCGGGGGTGGTTCGGGTATCGGTAAAGAAGTCGCCCAGCGCCTGGTCGCCGAAGGCGCCAGTGTGGTGATCAGCGGTCGCGATGCGGCCAAGCTCGAACAGGCCGCCGCGCAAATCGACCCAAGCGGCAAACACGTGCGCACCCTGGCCGCCGACATTGCCCAACCTGCCACCGCCAACGCCTTGGTAGACCTGGCAACCGCTGCGTTCGGCGGCGTGGACATTCTGATCAACAACGCCGGCGTGTTTAACCCCAAACCCTTCCTGGAAGTGGAAGAGCACGAATACGACGGGTTTATCGACATCATCCTCAAGGGCAAATTCTTCATGGCCCAGGCTGCGGCCAAAGCCATGCAACAACGCGGTGGCGGCACCATCGTGCAAACCGGCTCGCTGTGGGCCTTGCAGGCCATCGGCGCCACACCATCGGCGGCTTACTCGGCGGCCAATGCGGGCGTGCATGCCCTGACCCGCAACCTGGCAATCGAACTGGCCTCGGCCAATATCCGTATCAACACCGTAGCGCCTGCGGTGGTGGAAACGCCGGTGTACACCACCTTCATGGACGTCGAGCAAGTCAAGGCGGTATTGCCGACGTTCAACGCCTTCCATCCGCTGGGGCGCAATGGCCAGCCCGCCGATGTGGCCGAAGCCATTTTGTTCATGGCCAGCGAACAGGCCGCGTGGATCACCGGCACGGTGCTGCCGGTGGATGGCGGCGTGACGGCCGGGCGCATTTAA
- the cynR gene encoding transcriptional regulator CynR gives MLARHLQYFLAVAQHEGFTKAAAALHVSQPALSQQVRQLEESLGAQLFDRSGRKTRLTDAGEVYLRYALRAAQQLQEGKRALHDVGDLSRGALRIAVTPTFTPYLVGPLVAAFHARYPNITLTVRELAQEQMENQLLADELDVGIGFDEVHAQDIDALPLRVETLALVVGRQHPLAGERTIGLEALSAESLILLSTEFATREQIDRYCNKHGIRPRVVMEANVIGALLEVVRRTGLATVLPAAIARAHPDLSAIELAPQRLQRTAVLMQRKSGYQSSAARAFVEVAKAVASDET, from the coding sequence ATGCTTGCACGACACCTCCAATACTTCCTGGCCGTGGCGCAACACGAAGGTTTCACCAAGGCTGCTGCGGCCTTGCACGTGTCGCAGCCGGCCCTGTCACAGCAAGTGCGGCAACTGGAAGAAAGCCTTGGCGCGCAGTTGTTCGACCGTTCCGGGCGCAAAACCCGCCTCACCGATGCCGGCGAGGTTTACCTGCGTTATGCCCTGCGTGCTGCGCAGCAACTGCAGGAAGGCAAACGCGCACTCCACGACGTGGGCGACCTCAGCCGCGGCGCGTTGCGCATAGCAGTGACCCCCACCTTCACCCCCTATCTGGTCGGGCCGCTGGTGGCAGCCTTTCACGCTCGCTATCCGAACATCACGTTGACCGTGCGCGAACTCGCCCAGGAACAGATGGAAAACCAATTGCTGGCCGACGAGCTCGATGTGGGCATCGGGTTTGACGAGGTACACGCACAAGACATCGACGCCCTGCCCTTGCGGGTGGAAACCCTGGCGCTGGTGGTCGGACGTCAGCATCCGTTGGCGGGTGAACGCACAATCGGGCTGGAGGCGTTGAGCGCCGAATCACTGATTTTGCTCAGCACCGAATTCGCCACCCGCGAGCAGATTGATCGCTACTGCAACAAACACGGCATCCGCCCGCGTGTGGTGATGGAAGCCAATGTGATCGGCGCACTGCTTGAAGTGGTGCGCAGGACAGGGCTTGCGACCGTATTGCCCGCCGCCATCGCGCGGGCGCATCCGGACCTTAGTGCAATTGAATTGGCGCCGCAGCGCTTGCAAAGAACTGCCGTGCTGATGCAGCGCAAAAGCGGCTATCAGTCTTCGGCCGCACGGGCCTTTGTTGAAGTGGCCAAAGCGGTTGCGTCAGACGAGACTTGA
- the gcvA gene encoding transcriptional regulator GcvA has product MNTLLHLNALRAFEAAARHQSFSGAASELHVTSAAVGQQVRTLEAWLGAPLFNRASSGSARLVLTDVARDALPDIREGFDRLRMGLSRFKEGSLSTGLTVTVSPAFAAKWLLPRIEDFQRVHPRTDVLLDTNLKPVDFIAEGMDIGVRYGTGHWPGLVATKLMDEDMYPVCAPGYGLLEDGRLPPHKLEQATLIHDLSMASDPHYPTWRTWLDASGFAHINAEHGLRINNAAAVLQAAIDGQGLALGRSVMLRDDLAAGRLIRPFGEASCPLAFAYYIVHRPEVADLEKIKAFREWLLAQVSSDATALATSTKARAAED; this is encoded by the coding sequence ATGAACACACTCCTGCACCTTAATGCCCTCCGCGCGTTTGAAGCCGCCGCCCGGCATCAAAGCTTTTCAGGCGCCGCCAGCGAATTGCACGTGACCTCGGCCGCCGTGGGGCAACAGGTGCGCACACTGGAAGCCTGGCTGGGGGCGCCGCTGTTCAACCGTGCGTCGAGCGGGAGTGCGCGTCTGGTACTGACCGATGTGGCGCGCGATGCGTTGCCGGATATCCGTGAAGGCTTTGATCGCCTGCGCATGGGGCTGTCGCGTTTCAAGGAGGGCTCGTTGAGCACCGGGCTTACGGTGACGGTCAGCCCGGCATTCGCCGCCAAATGGCTGTTGCCGCGCATTGAGGATTTTCAACGGGTCCACCCCCGGACCGATGTGCTGCTGGACACCAACCTCAAGCCGGTGGATTTCATCGCCGAAGGCATGGATATCGGCGTGCGTTACGGCACCGGCCATTGGCCGGGGCTGGTGGCTACCAAGCTGATGGACGAGGACATGTACCCGGTCTGCGCACCCGGCTATGGGTTGCTCGAAGACGGTCGGCTCCCGCCGCACAAGCTCGAACAGGCGACGCTGATTCACGACCTGTCGATGGCGAGCGACCCCCATTACCCGACGTGGCGGACCTGGCTCGACGCATCGGGTTTTGCACACATCAATGCCGAACACGGGCTGCGCATCAATAACGCGGCGGCGGTGCTTCAGGCGGCGATTGACGGCCAGGGCCTGGCGCTGGGGCGCAGCGTCATGCTGCGGGACGATCTGGCGGCGGGCCGTTTGATCCGCCCCTTTGGCGAGGCCAGCTGCCCGCTGGCGTTCGCCTATTACATCGTGCATCGGCCGGAGGTGGCGGACCTGGAGAAAATCAAAGCCTTTCGGGAGTGGCTGCTGGCTCAAGTCTCGTCTGACGCAACCGCTTTGGCCACTTCAACAAAGGCCCGTGCGGCCGAAGACTGA
- a CDS encoding LysR family transcriptional regulator: MDRLAAMETFVYVVETGSFSAAARRLNVGQPAVSKNIAQLEEHLGVRLLSRSTRGLSPTEAGLLYFDQAKKVIENANEAELLARGAATGLAGTLRVSTTVTFARLYILPFLGGFLDRHPLLDVDVRLDDRSMNLIEEGTDVALRMGNLSDSNFTARKIGKCRRRVIATPAYLQRYGTPQSPAELANYEAVIYMIGAGGASWVFKKGEVEQAVTLSGRIRMSAAEGVRTAVLSDYSLTVSSEWVFGPELVSGEVVAVLQDWELPALDLWAIFPTGRMASAKARAFVDYVEQLLKNIRV; encoded by the coding sequence ATGGATCGACTGGCGGCGATGGAAACTTTTGTCTACGTGGTAGAGACGGGTTCTTTTTCTGCAGCGGCCCGGCGTCTCAACGTCGGGCAGCCTGCCGTTTCAAAAAACATCGCTCAGCTGGAAGAGCACCTGGGCGTTCGTTTGCTCAGCCGTTCCACACGCGGGCTGTCGCCCACCGAAGCCGGCCTGCTGTATTTCGACCAGGCCAAAAAGGTCATCGAAAACGCCAACGAAGCCGAACTGCTCGCACGCGGGGCCGCCACCGGGTTGGCGGGGACTTTGCGAGTGTCCACCACCGTGACGTTTGCGCGGCTGTACATCCTTCCCTTTCTGGGTGGTTTTCTCGACCGGCACCCCTTGCTCGACGTGGATGTGCGCCTGGATGACCGTTCGATGAACCTTATTGAGGAAGGTACTGACGTTGCCCTGCGCATGGGCAACCTCAGCGATTCGAATTTCACCGCGCGAAAGATCGGCAAGTGCCGGCGACGGGTGATCGCCACGCCGGCTTATCTTCAACGGTACGGCACACCGCAGTCACCGGCCGAATTGGCCAATTATGAAGCGGTGATCTACATGATCGGCGCCGGTGGCGCTTCATGGGTGTTCAAGAAGGGCGAGGTTGAACAGGCAGTCACTTTGAGCGGGCGCATACGCATGAGCGCTGCCGAAGGCGTGCGCACCGCGGTGCTGTCGGACTACAGCCTCACCGTTTCCTCGGAATGGGTGTTCGGGCCCGAACTGGTAAGCGGCGAAGTGGTGGCGGTGCTGCAGGATTGGGAATTGCCGGCGCTCGACCTGTGGGCGATCTTCCCCACCGGGCGCATGGCCAGCGCCAAGGCCCGCGCGTTTGTCGACTATGTGGAGCAGTTGCTGAAAAACATTCGGGTGTGA
- a CDS encoding MFS transporter translates to MLATLKNYPATLNLLLSASLVLTLARAITLPYLVIYLSGHFGLSVADVGLVIGSTLILGSLLSLYGGFLVDSLSSYRLILTCCGVFSAGFLAAYAAPELWLFYLALVTVNLAYSVIDIAVKSAFASLVPVGERAEVFSIKYTLTNIGYAVGPFLGAGLAAMDISLPFLMSAGLGAGFFFIYFVWGDRNLAIGGARVKTPFLAVGKLLLRDYRLVCFTLGGLLSAVVFGQFTAYLSQYLVVTTTPQAAYELISTLVATNALMVIGLQYSLGKRIGHAHLNLWLATGLGMFIMGLGGFALSTTMMGWMLSMAVFTVGEIIVFPAEYMFIDNIAPSHLRGMYYAAQNLNNVGAALGPVLCGIVLATQPPQHMFYVLALFVIAGGLLYWLGVALARRHTG, encoded by the coding sequence ATGCTGGCCACACTCAAAAATTACCCTGCGACCCTCAACCTGCTGCTGTCTGCCTCACTGGTATTGACCCTCGCCCGTGCGATCACCCTGCCTTACCTTGTGATCTATTTGTCGGGCCACTTCGGCTTGAGCGTCGCCGATGTCGGCCTGGTGATCGGCAGCACGCTGATCCTCGGCTCACTGCTGAGCCTGTACGGCGGGTTTCTGGTGGACAGCCTGTCGAGTTATCGGCTGATCCTGACCTGCTGCGGCGTGTTCAGCGCGGGCTTTCTCGCAGCGTACGCCGCGCCCGAACTGTGGCTGTTCTACCTCGCACTGGTGACGGTCAACCTGGCGTACTCGGTGATCGACATCGCGGTGAAATCCGCTTTTGCCAGCCTGGTGCCCGTTGGCGAACGCGCTGAAGTGTTCTCGATCAAATACACGCTGACCAACATCGGCTATGCCGTCGGGCCTTTCCTGGGCGCGGGCCTGGCCGCGATGGATATCAGCCTGCCCTTCCTGATGTCGGCAGGGCTCGGCGCCGGGTTCTTTTTCATCTATTTCGTCTGGGGCGACAGGAACCTGGCAATCGGTGGAGCCCGTGTGAAAACACCCTTCCTGGCGGTGGGCAAACTGCTGCTGCGCGACTACCGGCTGGTGTGTTTTACCCTGGGCGGGTTGCTCAGTGCGGTGGTGTTCGGCCAATTCACGGCATACCTCTCGCAGTACCTGGTCGTGACCACCACGCCCCAGGCAGCCTACGAACTCATCAGCACGCTTGTCGCCACCAATGCGTTGATGGTGATCGGCCTGCAATACAGCCTCGGCAAGCGCATCGGCCACGCACACCTGAACCTGTGGCTCGCGACGGGGCTGGGCATGTTCATCATGGGGCTGGGCGGGTTTGCGCTGTCCACCACGATGATGGGCTGGATGTTGTCGATGGCCGTGTTTACCGTCGGCGAAATCATCGTGTTTCCCGCCGAGTACATGTTCATCGACAACATCGCCCCCAGCCACCTGCGCGGCATGTACTACGCCGCGCAAAACCTGAACAACGTCGGCGCAGCGCTGGGGCCGGTGCTGTGCGGGATCGTACTGGCCACGCAGCCGCCCCAGCATATGTTTTATGTGCTGGCGCTGTTCGTCATTGCGGGAGGTTTGTTGTACTGGCTGGGTGTCGCCCTGGCGCGAAGACACACAGGATGA
- a CDS encoding carbonic anhydrase, with protein sequence MKDIIDGFLKFQRNAFPERAGLFKDLANRQSPRALFISCSDSRLVPELVTQREPGDLFVIRNAGNIVPSYGPEPGGVSASVEYAVAALQVSDIVICGHSDCGAMTAIATCKCLDHMPAVAAWLRYADSGRVVNEARKHQDLQAKVASMVRENVIAQLANIQTHPSVRLALEEQRVTLHGWVYDIETGCIQAVDGRTGQFVPLADNPDVRAVSHRAGQPSEGR encoded by the coding sequence ATGAAAGACATCATCGACGGTTTCCTGAAATTCCAGCGCAACGCCTTTCCCGAGCGTGCAGGGCTGTTCAAAGACCTCGCCAACAGGCAGAGCCCGCGTGCGCTGTTTATCTCCTGCTCCGATAGCCGCCTCGTGCCGGAACTGGTGACCCAGCGCGAGCCGGGCGACCTGTTTGTGATTCGCAATGCGGGCAATATCGTGCCGTCCTACGGCCCTGAGCCGGGCGGGGTGTCGGCCTCGGTGGAGTACGCCGTGGCGGCGTTGCAGGTCAGCGACATCGTGATTTGCGGGCACTCGGACTGCGGCGCGATGACCGCCATTGCTACGTGCAAATGCCTCGACCACATGCCCGCCGTGGCCGCCTGGCTGCGCTACGCCGACTCGGGCCGCGTGGTGAACGAAGCCCGAAAGCATCAGGACCTGCAGGCCAAGGTGGCCTCCATGGTGCGTGAAAACGTGATCGCGCAACTGGCCAATATCCAGACCCACCCCTCGGTGCGCCTCGCCCTCGAGGAACAGCGCGTGACACTGCATGGCTGGGTCTATGACATCGAAACCGGTTGCATTCAGGCCGTTGATGGTCGTACCGGCCAGTTCGTGCCCCTTGCCGACAACCCGGATGTACGCGCTGTTTCACATCGAGCCGGTCAGCCTTCTGAAGGGAGATAG
- a CDS encoding LysR family transcriptional regulator — protein MFSSERLKGIDVFVCVAQLGSFTAAADKLNLTGSAISKSVARLEKRLGVQLFQRTTRKLALTDAGTAFLRTCTGVLADLEEAELSLKSESSEPRGRVRIDLPGAYGRAEVLPVLLRVAKAHPLLVPHITFSEGDTDPLKDDVDIVVRIGHADAWPQTLGHRLLAQEWHLFCASPDYLARHGEPLTECDLEQHHCIAYGWRDGRVSPWRHADEKGATLRRSVTPQLVVGNGEGLVMAAEAGFGIVQLPLWLVRQQLAAGTLVQVLPQGAIQGAEIHVAWVKSREVQPKVQILVEALVAGLGSGEHLPPELLGRRAALALEHGDKRR, from the coding sequence ATGTTTTCGTCCGAACGCTTGAAGGGCATCGACGTGTTTGTGTGCGTCGCACAACTGGGCAGCTTTACGGCGGCCGCCGACAAACTCAACCTCACAGGCTCCGCCATCAGTAAAAGCGTGGCCCGCCTGGAAAAGCGCCTGGGGGTTCAACTGTTCCAGCGCACCACGCGCAAACTGGCGCTGACGGATGCGGGCACTGCATTTCTGCGCACCTGCACCGGTGTGCTGGCCGACCTGGAAGAAGCCGAGCTGTCCCTCAAAAGCGAAAGCAGCGAGCCGCGCGGGCGCGTGCGCATTGATTTGCCCGGCGCCTATGGCCGCGCCGAGGTGCTGCCGGTGCTGCTGCGCGTGGCCAAAGCCCACCCCTTGCTCGTGCCGCACATCACGTTCAGCGAGGGTGACACTGACCCGCTCAAGGACGACGTGGATATCGTCGTGCGCATCGGCCATGCCGACGCCTGGCCGCAAACGCTGGGGCACCGCCTGCTCGCGCAGGAGTGGCATCTGTTCTGCGCTTCGCCGGACTACCTGGCGCGTCATGGCGAACCGTTGACCGAGTGCGACCTGGAGCAACATCACTGCATCGCCTACGGCTGGCGGGACGGTCGGGTCAGCCCCTGGCGACATGCCGACGAAAAAGGCGCAACCCTGCGCCGGTCCGTCACCCCGCAATTGGTGGTGGGCAATGGCGAGGGGCTGGTGATGGCTGCCGAGGCGGGTTTCGGAATTGTGCAGTTGCCTTTATGGCTGGTGCGGCAGCAGTTGGCGGCGGGCACGTTGGTGCAGGTATTGCCGCAAGGGGCGATCCAGGGCGCGGAGATCCATGTGGCCTGGGTCAAAAGCCGTGAGGTGCAGCCCAAGGTTCAAATACTGGTCGAGGCGTTGGTGGCGGGGTTGGGTTCAGGTGAGCATCTGCCGCCTGAATTGCTCGGGCGTCGTGCCGCACTCGCGCTTGAACATGGCGATAAACGCCGATGA